A part of Pradoshia eiseniae genomic DNA contains:
- a CDS encoding putative glycoside hydrolase, with protein sequence MRMVKLLVLLNLIAFSAWSIEASAEGKQVKLHSEQKISIENKELPADMNRFPGGNYSFTYPDAVRGIYVTGNSAGGSKYQELVQLIEKTELNAMVIDIKDDLGDLTYLPDESKPYAGAGKNLIKDPEKLLKDMEKREIYPIARVVVFKDSYLAKKKPEWSFKDGNEVWKNGRGEAFVNPFVKEVWDYNVDIAIEAAKMGFEEIQFDYVRFPEGFETRDDELKYSVGDYGDKSVDNVQHRVNAVTDFVAYAKEKLEPYDVKVSVDIFGYSATLPEAPGIGQNFSKISENVDVISSMIYPSHWTSYFGIAKPDLEPYKLIKEYAKLENKKLDELKTPPVSRPWIQDFTATWLGSGNYKTYGKQEVEDQIRALNEEGIDEFLLWNAGNRYTPGVDYTP encoded by the coding sequence ATGAGAATGGTAAAACTTCTGGTTTTGCTGAACCTGATTGCCTTTTCAGCTTGGAGCATAGAGGCGAGTGCTGAAGGAAAACAGGTGAAATTACATAGTGAACAGAAAATAAGTATCGAGAATAAAGAATTGCCTGCTGACATGAATCGCTTTCCGGGGGGAAACTATTCCTTTACCTATCCTGATGCGGTTCGAGGGATTTATGTGACGGGGAATTCCGCCGGTGGGAGCAAATATCAAGAGCTCGTTCAACTAATTGAAAAGACCGAATTGAACGCCATGGTTATTGATATTAAGGACGACCTTGGCGACCTAACGTATCTGCCGGATGAGTCAAAGCCTTATGCGGGAGCAGGAAAGAATTTAATTAAAGACCCAGAAAAGCTGCTTAAAGACATGGAGAAGAGGGAGATTTATCCGATTGCCCGTGTAGTTGTTTTTAAGGATAGCTATTTAGCAAAGAAAAAGCCGGAATGGTCATTCAAGGACGGGAATGAGGTTTGGAAGAATGGGCGCGGAGAAGCCTTCGTAAATCCATTTGTGAAGGAAGTTTGGGATTATAACGTCGATATCGCCATAGAGGCCGCGAAGATGGGATTTGAAGAAATCCAATTTGATTATGTTCGTTTCCCTGAAGGCTTTGAAACAAGGGATGATGAGTTGAAATATTCGGTGGGCGACTATGGGGATAAATCGGTTGATAATGTACAGCATCGTGTTAATGCCGTAACAGATTTTGTGGCCTATGCTAAGGAGAAGCTAGAACCGTATGACGTGAAAGTCTCTGTTGATATTTTCGGCTATTCTGCGACCCTGCCTGAGGCGCCTGGCATTGGGCAGAATTTCTCGAAGATTTCTGAGAATGTGGATGTTATTTCATCTATGATTTATCCAAGCCATTGGACCTCTTATTTCGGAATCGCCAAGCCAGATCTCGAGCCTTACAAACTTATTAAAGAATATGCAAAGCTAGAAAATAAAAAGCTTGATGAACTGAAGACACCGCCTGTTTCAAGGCCGTGGATTCAGGATTTTACCGCCACGTGGCTAGGAAGCGGCAATTATAAGACATATGGCAAGCAAGAAGTAGAAGATCAGATCAGAGCGCTAAATGAAGAAGGAATCGATGAATTCCTTTTATGGAATGCTGGAAATCGATATACACCAGGGGTCGATTATACGCCTTAA
- a CDS encoding GNAT family N-acetyltransferase, translated as MNWYDKLKEYFPLEEMKSKEHFEALLNNKDKNYFLDEGNNHILLYAEREEFIFIDYLYVIGNVRGNGIGKKLLDDLKLKGKSIFLEVEPANETEEDTERRLKFYKREGFEHASSVHYKKTSPVTEEEVELEILYWSPDPAFMDHEVLNGMQDVYRELHTYKDMELYGRSFEPTEQALKIHVDKTNILEEIKS; from the coding sequence ATGAATTGGTATGATAAATTAAAAGAATATTTTCCGCTGGAAGAAATGAAGTCTAAGGAACATTTTGAAGCATTATTGAATAATAAAGATAAGAATTATTTCCTTGATGAAGGAAATAATCATATCTTACTCTATGCTGAAAGAGAAGAATTTATCTTCATTGATTACTTATATGTGATAGGCAATGTGAGAGGAAATGGAATTGGGAAAAAACTGCTTGATGATTTGAAACTGAAAGGAAAGTCAATCTTCCTAGAAGTCGAACCAGCCAACGAAACAGAAGAAGACACGGAAAGACGACTAAAATTTTATAAACGCGAGGGCTTTGAGCATGCGAGCTCCGTTCATTATAAAAAGACTTCTCCCGTTACAGAGGAAGAAGTAGAGCTGGAAATTTTATATTGGTCTCCGGATCCTGCCTTCATGGACCATGAAGTTCTGAATGGCATGCAGGATGTATATAGGGAGCTTCATACGTATAAAGATATGGAACTGTACGGAAGATCATTTGAACCGACTGAGCAGGCCTTGAAAATACATGTTGATAAGACAAATATTTTAGAAGAAATTAAAAGCTGA
- a CDS encoding ABC transporter ATP-binding protein, with product MATKEKIIEVKGLKQYFNVGKPNMVKAIDGVSFDIFKGETFGLVGESGCGKSTTGRSIIRLYELTEGEVRFKGKEVHGQKSRKDLKAFNRGMQMIFQDPYASLNPRMTVADIIAEGIDIHGLAKTKEERMNRVYELLETVGLNRDHANRYPHEFSGGQRQRIGIARALAVDPDFIIADEPISALDVSIQAQVVNLLKKLQKEKGLTYLFIAHDLSMVKYISDRIGVMYYGKLVEVADSEDLYKNPMHPYTQSLLSAIPLPDPDSERTRRRKGYDPAVHNYGDNEEVELREIAPGHQVLCSKKEFEEYKKKYVK from the coding sequence ATGGCTACAAAAGAAAAAATCATTGAGGTAAAAGGTCTTAAGCAATATTTCAATGTTGGTAAACCTAATATGGTCAAAGCCATTGACGGTGTTTCCTTTGATATCTTTAAAGGCGAAACGTTTGGACTTGTAGGAGAGTCTGGCTGCGGAAAATCCACTACCGGACGATCTATTATTCGCTTATATGAACTGACAGAAGGTGAAGTTCGTTTTAAGGGAAAAGAAGTCCATGGTCAGAAGAGCCGCAAGGATTTAAAAGCATTCAACCGCGGTATGCAGATGATCTTCCAGGATCCATATGCTTCCCTTAATCCGCGTATGACAGTTGCAGATATCATTGCTGAGGGTATTGATATCCATGGTTTAGCTAAAACGAAAGAAGAACGAATGAATCGAGTGTATGAGCTGTTGGAGACAGTTGGATTAAACCGTGATCATGCTAACCGCTATCCACATGAATTCTCCGGCGGACAAAGGCAGCGGATTGGTATCGCCAGAGCCTTGGCGGTCGATCCTGATTTCATTATCGCTGATGAGCCTATCTCTGCACTTGATGTATCCATTCAAGCTCAAGTCGTCAACCTGCTGAAGAAATTGCAAAAGGAAAAGGGATTGACATATCTATTCATCGCCCATGACTTATCCATGGTTAAATACATCAGTGATCGTATTGGTGTTATGTATTATGGGAAATTAGTCGAGGTAGCGGATAGTGAGGATTTATATAAGAATCCTATGCATCCATACACACAATCCTTATTATCTGCCATTCCATTACCTGACCCTGACAGCGAAAGAACCCGCCGCAGGAAAGGGTATGACCCAGCAGTTCATAACTATGGGGATAATGAAGAGGTAGAATTGCGTGAGATAGCTCCTGGACACCAAGTACTATGCTCTAAGAAGGAATTCGAGGAATATAAAAAGAAATATGTAAAATAA